One window from the genome of Pseudomonadota bacterium encodes:
- a CDS encoding nitroreductase family protein, whose product MNTFDAIRERRAVKQFDPHHQFTKQETEQLLDLAMQAPSSFNIQHWRLVNVTDKALRLKLREVAYDQAQVTDGSLLFVVTVDIKAWEKDPARYWVNAPKEAQDILVPWINPFYAGKEQLQRDEAMRSAGIMLQTMMLSAKAMGYDSCPMVGFDFDKVAELIYLPKDYAIAAMLVVGKGIKPAWPKPGFIPQSEMIVENHF is encoded by the coding sequence ATGAACACATTTGATGCAATTCGCGAACGCAGAGCAGTAAAGCAATTTGATCCACACCATCAATTTACCAAGCAAGAGACAGAGCAGCTGCTTGATCTAGCTATGCAAGCCCCATCATCTTTTAATATTCAGCACTGGCGTTTAGTAAACGTGACTGATAAGGCTTTAAGGCTAAAGTTACGAGAAGTGGCTTATGATCAAGCGCAGGTTACTGATGGATCATTATTATTTGTAGTGACTGTGGATATAAAGGCTTGGGAAAAAGATCCTGCAAGATATTGGGTCAATGCACCTAAAGAAGCTCAAGATATTCTCGTTCCATGGATTAATCCATTTTATGCCGGAAAGGAGCAGCTTCAGCGTGATGAAGCGATGCGTTCTGCTGGAATCATGTTACAAACTATGATGCTCTCTGCAAAAGCAATGGGATATGATTCATGTCCCATGGTTGGCTTTGATTTTGATAAAGTAGCCGAATTGATTTATTTGCCTAAGGACTATGCGATTGCAGCTATGTTGGTTGTTGGTAAGGGAATAAAACCAGCATGGCCTAAACCAGGTTTCATACCTCAGTCAGAAATGATAGTTGAGAACCATTTTTAA